ACGTATCTACAGTAAAAGTATAGTAAAAATATATTAACAAATTTGGATCAGGGTTTGTTTAGTTTGCTTCTACTTAATCATTTCAAGTATTGTCAGCGAAAGACACAAAGTACTAAAAGTTACAGAATTAATATTGATGtgtgacatttatttaatatttgtatCTAGTTTTGTTCATTACTATATTTGTGTCTGATGCTCTAAAGACTTAAGTtaagtatgttgaataaaatcATTAAATACTCAAAACACTGTTCCAGGAGTAGTATAGTGTAAACAAATGGATCTttaagtgttttgtgtgtgtgcacagctgTCCCTCAGGTCTCCTGTATGGAGCTGTACTGCAGTGATAACGAGTACTGTGACAAGAACGGTGAACCCCAATGCCTCTGTCGGGCTCTTTTTGCCACCAAGTACACACCAACAAACTCTTTAGGTACAGTGCAACACACGTGGCATGATAATGGAAGAtcataaaactttaaaaaagcaCCTGGTGATGCATGTAGAAGATGCAAATTGCTGTGGCTGAACTGCTGTTCTGGATGTGTGGTTTTTGTGCAAAGTCTGGCACCTGATTAGTGTTAAATTTAAAAACTGGATGTATAGAGCCAGTCAGTGACCACCTGGTTTTAGAATGACTGACTGGTTCCGGTAGGGAGTTTCCCCAtttggtattgtgtgtgtgtgtgtggttttattttttcgtTAAATGCCAACATACAAggttttaagcctggaaccaagccaaaCATTTGATTCGGTGCAAAAGAAAGACTAACAAACTACATCGGCACAAACTAGATGGGCCTTAATTATAGTAAATCTATATTGAAGTGGTCATATTTCTTTAACTTCTTCTTTGTCCCGTTGGGTGTTCAGGCGACCCGACAGTCTGCAATGGGAGCTCTGCCACTCTTACTCTGGCTGGATGTCTGCTCAGCGCCAAAAACATCGACTACACCACCTTACACCTCCTAGACGAGAGCTGCAAAGGGCACATGGACAGCGAGACCCACATGGTGACTTTCAGCTTTGACAGCAGCAACACCTGCGGGACCGAGATCATGGTGGGTGTTCTCCTCTAGTGCTTTGCTCCTGTTTTTGCTGATCACTTCACTGTAGATTCACAGCAAATTAATGAGTCTCAGCCCGGCCATGAAGTATTTTCTCTACAGTTTGGGCCTCCCTGTTTGGTATGTAAGTGACTACACAGAGTAAAAGTAGACTCAGGCCGGTCTACACCAAGAACGATAACTATTAAGTCGCTCTAACCCATAAGTAGTTCtccctggacacaaactgcagtttcctgggtgaaagtcttgggTTTTCCGCTAAACTTATTCTGGGACAAGAATTCTACTCCCCTGCTTAAAaaccctgtgttttaggacccaACCATCCACCCAGCCACGCAGATCTTTGctctcttatacagcagcagtccaTGTGGTGCTGACTAATAAATACAAGGAATAGGTACAAATTACAGTGTGGTTCTTATTGTAGTTATACACTTGACATTTTTCCACTACTGATAGTAAGATGCATGTGATTTATGAACTGCATGATACAAATATGGACTCTAAACCCCAACAACGGTTGATACTTCTCTCTCTGGATTGTAAATGTCACAGGTGAGCATGAAAAGAATCTGACTGCTGTGATTAAATGAACTTGAACCCCATTTGTGTTCCTGTCACAATGTAGAGCAACAAAAGAAGCCAAATAATCTACCAGAACACCATTACGACGCAGAACGGGTCCATGGACATAATCACCCACCAAGACAAAGTCATGATCGACTTCTCCTGCTTGTACACACTGCCAGACCTCACGAGTGTGTCCTTCAAAATCAAAGAgaggtgggtgggtgtgtggagcGCCACCTGGTTAACATGCAGCCTGATGTAGTTGAAATTTAAGACAGctgaagtgtgtttgtgtgtagctcTGTGGTGCAGGAGATTGTATCTGGAATTTGGAATTACACTCTGATGATGAATTCATACACCGACGGCGAATTCCGGACCTCAGTCGGGCCAGACACTGAGCTGGTGCTGGGCCAGGAGGTCTGGGTGACGCTGATGACTGTGGGGCTGAATGACACTATGGTCTCCATAATGACCAACTCCTGCTGGGCGACCAACCAGCCATCACCAAATGAGAGTCTGCGACACGACCTTGTCATCAACGGGTGAGAAAGCTCTTGGGGTCAATCTCGGCCACGGTGTTTTTGCCCCGATTCTGCGGcgaaattacattacatataaAGTCAATGCAAAGATGCAAATTTGTGGGAGTTGAAACATTTGGACTTGAGCAAGAAATTTGAGATGCTGAAAAAtctcttgtataaagtacttgaaagcaatgcTTGACATCAGTTTTATTGCCAAAAAACATTCAGACGTAATGTTTAACTATCTGGAGAAGCTAGAAGAAATTACTAAGCTTTTTGCTCCCATGGATATATTAATTCAGACATTAAGCgcttttgtttttgattttaaaacatatctgCAGCAGTAGTGGGTATTTCAGCCATATTGATGATGGAAATAACATTGCTGGTGCCTACAGTTCTACACCCACGGGTGGTATGGAGAGTAGCATGATTTAACATGGATGATTTCAATCTAATCCTGTCTTCAAACTGAAGCTACGCAAATATTCCCTCCGGCTCGAAGTGAACGCGCCGTTGTCCACTGTAAGGATCAGCTGCTAATGCATTTCATTATGTCTGATTTCCTGTTTCTGAGCAGATGCCCGAACCCTGCTGACCAGACGGTGAGCATGCAGGGAAATGGACTGGGAACATTCAACGTCTTCTCTTTCAACATGTTCCAGTTCTCTGGGAAAGCTGGCGACATCTACCTGCACTGCCAACTGGAGCTGTGCCCCAGCACCTGCCCTCCGGtgagcagtggtggaggaaatgctcctttacttcagtaaaagtagtgATGCAACAATGTAAAAATGCATTTCTGCACTAATATTTTGCCTTAAACctttcaaccattttttttacttaatcaacttgtttaaagaaataatgGGATAGTCAGTAAATTCAAAGTCAAGTAACCGTCAACAAGTGTCATGTGGCGAAGACAGTCTAGGCACAAACGCCTAGATACATTTAAGGAAACAGATTAATCTCAAACTGGCATATGTATGACGTGCCTATTCATATGCCTTTTGGTTATGAAGACGTATAATTgctttttagtgtgtttatcaaCACATTTCAGcagccattgacctacattacatgTGACTTTTCGCCATAGTATGAAAGGCCGTGAGTCTACATTGGGAGGTTGGTTGtggtggaggatgggtcaaacaggactttcatcAAGGAGAGCTGGGGGGCCTGTGTGTggtgtttaactttttttttttttttaaaaagccctcccctttcctaaacccaaccatttatgGTTTTCCTAAGCATGTGATGTTGGTCAGtcatgtttttgtcgttttctgTTACTAAAgcttttcccaatgttctttttctAACTTGTTTTTTCTTTACACTTGACGTTCTTGAGTACATTACATTCTTGCGATAACACGCCACATGGCAACGCCacatggtgtgtatgtttacatccgctgtatacacgTAGTTtgctcaaaatgcatacagataaaactccatttggctttaggaaagtggcgtgtatgtttatgcaaagtcatgatgccacgttgAAGAAAAAGATCatagtttggattaaaacagtCCCCAGACACAAACACTTGTTGCCTGGGTGGAAGTCTTGTGATTTCCCCAGGACATGAACTCTGCTCCCAGCTTGAAAGCACTGTTATAGGAGCCGTAcatccaccctgacctcctTCCTACGAGGTCCACAGCGCTCTTGTACaacagcagtcaatgtggtgtgTTCAGCAATAAATGTTAAAATTTGAATTAAATTGCTTAGCTTATCAGAAACTATGTACAactggttcatgagaacagcctgctaAATCACATGGTCTAACGAGAGAAATGCATgtcaaatgtatatatttagtgGATACACCTGAAGCTAAAGTGCTGACCTCCGTAAAGTCTGACAGCTCCCCATCCTCTCATTCTGACAGAGCTGCAGCGGAGGTGGCAGGAGGCGCAGATCTCGAAGGTCTAAAAGAGCAGATGAAAACCCAGCCCTCATCACTATGGCCTGGAATAATTAAAGACTGCTCCCCTTTTTGATCGATTACATGGTATGTATGGATGTCATTTGCcttgaatagtttttttttttttttttttttcttaagtcCGAGGGGATTTGATCATATGGATAATTCGGCTTTTCTCAGAgttaaaaatgtaaagtttGTCCTGTGGGCTGTCATTAAAATCTAAAGGCTGCATCCTGTCAGGAGCAGGAATGTGATCAGGAAAGTTATATTTGAACCTACGTCAAGAGACAAAATGTGAATCATGACTCGTCACAGTTTTGTCTGGTTGTCTCCTCAGATGGTTCCTGACTTAAGCTTCGTCCCCATAAAGAGCCTGAGATGTCACTGAGCATCTGAAAGTGGATCATTGATCTTAGCGCTGTGCTTGTGCTATGTTTATGTGGGGACACTCAGACCCCATATAGACTGGGGAATGTTCCTTTGTTTCATAACTACATTTTCCATTGGCTCAAAGTGACTCATGTTAACTGACTCCTGACTTATGGTATGACTGttataaaatgatgaaaaaaataaagtttcagtCCTTCATTCATTGGTCTTTTCTCTAACTTTAGCCAAATCTTTGGCATCAGAACCTATTTGCTTGctcattatttgttttatttacattgttTAGGCCGTCCACCATGGTCACTATACAATATACTATGTTTCAGTCTGAAATGTCTAAACGTAATCTGAAGTGACAAGGCCCCTGAGAGAGCAGGCAACCATTTCTTCCACATCTTGAGGCTAACTGCTGTGGAGTCTAAATTTTATTACGCttgcagttattttttttcacattcccTCAAGTATAAAACTACCCCATCTATCTCCAACGACCTATTGGAGCCTTCACTTCCTGTGAATCCACATCACAGCTCCGACATATGTGAGTTAAGCAGGAATGGAACGAGTACTACAATATCAAGTACTTTAAAGAAGTTTAACACTTAGTACTTCAGTGAAAATGTACTGAGATAAAAGTGCTTGAACAAATTCATTTCAGAAAGAGGCTTGGGCAACTGCTGtggtagtcttgcattgccacaccctcctctgcagcattacaaaggagggtctggctagtccacatagcattctgggatggaagaaaaacatgctctggttaattggaattcctttaaaccaatcacaatcgtcttgggcagcacCAGACACAaggacggtgcctctgcaaaatagcctctggaaggaacttgttttggtggaacatgtgtacgttcgaAAGtttgttgtgcaacagaaaactcaaattggacagatggtctagctagctgtctggatttaccctgcagagatctgaggagcggttaaccatagtcctcagaaaaaCGGGATTTAAagcacccatattatgctcattttcaggttcataactgtattttaaggttgtaccagaataggtttacatagtttaattatcaaacaccatattgttgttgtactgcacagttctctcactgctgcagatcctcttttcacctggtttctgttttagctacagagtgagacctcttttcttcttcttctgtactatctttgattgcacatgctcagtagctcagatgtagagcatgtcagctagctaactctagagacagtaaaaggctgtttctacaactttggtcagttacaaggcaggattagctgggagacttctaaatgagggtgcacatttaagtagttcttttgtagattatggtgaacgtgtgtgtgttgtagtagtgctttgctattgagtacgaggtagcatgctaacattagcgttagcatgctaacgctacgagctaacggttgtggttagccagctcgtttcggattgtgacatCAGTCCGGGCCGagtttgaacagctcactaggagactgaaggcaggacacattcagaaaccgtatctcactcaaaacagcatggatggatttttttcagtctgtatgtgtgtggaagcaccagagacacaaaagaacaccccaaataccagaaagtgttttttcataatatgggcactttaaagtgccaacacaaagaaaacagaaggtaacagacatccggctAAATTtacggcggcaccggagcaatctcGGAAATTAAACATCGTCGATATGGACTACCACCATGGTAACCCATGGGCAACTGTTTCGGATGTTATCACCCTATTGAATGGGTGTTATCAGCGGTTATCAGTCTCATAGATATTGGTCAGACGAAGCCTCCAAAGCCCAGTATGACATCctgaaatgtcttgttttgttccacaactcaaagatattcagtttactgtcacagaggagagaagaaacaagaacaatattcacatttaacaagctggcatcagaagtttgactttttcttcattaaaaaaaatgactcaaatggATTAATCAATTATAGTTTTTCTTCATAAAATGTTATAAATAGTTGGccattaatttaatagttgacaacaaatcgattaatcgattaattgttAACCGATTTGCAGCTCTACAGTTGACCGAACCAATCAGCGTCCTGTGAGGAACTACTGGCAGCTACaggcgtggtttaggtgtgtgtgacggcccGAGACTGTTCAAAATAACATTGGCGGACGTGATAGACAGGTGGCCCTTTTCCAAAGAGTTTCCgatgacggcttctcagatgtTTCTGTGTTAATAAACCATCTGGCGTGTCAGGTTAGTGGAGCGTGGAGAAACCTAAACGACAAGGGTTAAGAGGGAGAAAATGTCCAACAGGCAGAAGTTCTTTCTGCGAGAGGAATGAAATGAAGTCTGGCCTGATGAGCTCTTACTCATGATCAGATGGGATTCCTCAGATCAAACTCGGAGCAGACGGAGGTCTGTGGATGAACGTGGATCCATAGAGGGGGATGAGGGTTCTTGATCTGGAAAACTTTTGGCGCTCTCTGCTCTGCTGCACCGTAAGAGTCGATTCCATCCAGGATCTGTGGCCCGGGTCCAAACCTGGTCCTGAATACGTGCCATCGGGCTCGTTTAACCTCTTCACACAGACAGCGGCAACTTTCAGAGCTCAGAACCAGACGGATAAATTAGCGGGCGACCGAATCGAGGCCAAAACGCATCCGGTAGCTGCGCTGCTGTTGCGGCAAGGGAGGCTGTTTCATACTGTACCTTCTCCTAGATATATGTCACGCTATAAAGATTTCAAACCCCGCAACACTT
The DNA window shown above is from Perca fluviatilis chromosome 7, GENO_Pfluv_1.0, whole genome shotgun sequence and carries:
- the LOC120562274 gene encoding uromodulin-like, which codes for MLKPVALLLLLAGVVHTVPHPVCTVTASTVIDFFNRIRSVPDRCTYTLIGDDTVVLAARFQERSRTDVPFLDSLQIILIVSTSALDVYRYLEIYLGQGGLVQVEGRTLMLNATAQLINGVAFSKDQTGVTVTGPSLTISFDGNTAVITGVATASEGLCGNPINASQTFNLAAEKTFASVFGCEVLYSNTPNNTTTCNLTTERCNLLMQAPFTDCHSQVDPAPYITACAETSCKFPTEEGLALSCQFFDAYAKTCGVETNITLGDWRSPTVCPVPQVSCMELYCSDNEYCDKNGEPQCLCRALFATKYTPTNSLGDPTVCNGSSATLTLAGCLLSAKNIDYTTLHLLDESCKGHMDSETHMVTFSFDSSNTCGTEIMSNKRSQIIYQNTITTQNGSMDIITHQDKVMIDFSCLYTLPDLTSVSFKIKESSVVQEIVSGIWNYTLMMNSYTDGEFRTSVGPDTELVLGQEVWVTLMTVGLNDTMVSIMTNSCWATNQPSPNESLRHDLVINGCPNPADQTVSMQGNGLGTFNVFSFNMFQFSGKAGDIYLHCQLELCPSTCPPSCSGGGRRRRSRRSKRADENPALITMAWNN